One Cupriavidus oxalaticus genomic region harbors:
- a CDS encoding DUF2628 domain-containing protein yields MKSSIRDDAALAAFVGPRYAYYSGRWALAEVRGGMSWNWAACLLGPFWMAYRRMYWQVGVYALIVCTEPVLHALFRIDMPLALSRPLLYALALLLGMYGNQLYRWHAESTIRRLREYHWSPELVHDSLARCGRTSWPGVFAMGLLLVVMAVSLRPLAGLVAHSTGLLAG; encoded by the coding sequence ATGAAATCATCGATCCGTGACGATGCGGCGCTGGCCGCTTTCGTGGGGCCGCGCTACGCGTATTACAGCGGCCGCTGGGCCCTGGCCGAGGTGCGCGGCGGCATGTCGTGGAACTGGGCGGCGTGCCTCCTGGGCCCGTTCTGGATGGCCTACCGGCGCATGTACTGGCAAGTGGGCGTCTATGCGCTGATCGTCTGCACGGAGCCGGTGCTGCACGCGCTGTTCCGCATCGACATGCCGCTGGCGCTGTCCCGGCCGCTGCTGTATGCGCTGGCGCTGCTGCTGGGCATGTACGGCAACCAGCTGTACCGCTGGCATGCCGAATCCACCATCCGGCGCCTGCGCGAATACCACTGGTCGCCGGAGCTGGTCCACGATTCGCTGGCGCGCTGCGGCCGCACCAGCTGGCCGGGCGTATTCGCCATGGGGCTGCTGCTGGTGGTCATGGCGGTCTCGCTGCGCCCGCTGGCCGGGCTGGTGGCGCACTCGACGGGGCTGCTCGCCGGCTAG
- a CDS encoding LysR substrate-binding domain-containing protein translates to MHYDLTDLRLFLNVGETENLTRAAERSFLSLPAASTRIKQLEEAFQTQLLIRQVKGVRLTPAGDALLRHAREVFRELECLHADLRPYAKGVKGRVRLLANTTATNSFLATGVSRFLTENPDIDIELEEHLSQEIVSAISAGAADLGIVAGEVATQDLDVMHLCSDELIVIAPVNHPLPAFKRLHFADLLDTCRFVGLNQFSAIQSFLDRIASGMGKRISLRIQVGSFDAVCRMVEAGAGIAIVPNSCARRYASRKVLRFIQLEDEWAKRELRLVRRPGRELPQFAETLIQYLVDASREPV, encoded by the coding sequence ATGCATTACGACCTGACCGATCTGCGCCTTTTCCTTAACGTCGGCGAGACGGAAAACCTGACCCGCGCCGCCGAGCGCAGCTTCCTGTCGCTGCCGGCCGCCAGTACCCGGATCAAGCAGCTGGAAGAGGCGTTCCAGACACAATTGCTGATCCGGCAGGTCAAGGGCGTGCGCCTCACCCCGGCGGGCGATGCGCTGCTGCGCCATGCGCGCGAGGTCTTCCGCGAGCTGGAATGCCTGCACGCCGACCTGCGTCCCTATGCCAAGGGCGTCAAGGGACGCGTGCGGCTGCTGGCCAATACCACCGCCACCAATTCCTTCCTCGCCACCGGCGTGTCGCGCTTCCTGACCGAGAATCCCGACATCGATATCGAACTGGAAGAGCACCTGTCGCAGGAAATCGTGTCGGCCATCAGCGCGGGCGCAGCCGACCTCGGCATCGTGGCGGGTGAAGTCGCGACCCAGGACCTGGACGTGATGCACCTGTGCAGCGACGAGCTGATCGTGATCGCGCCGGTGAACCATCCGCTGCCGGCGTTCAAGCGGCTGCATTTCGCCGACCTGCTCGATACCTGCCGCTTCGTCGGGCTGAACCAGTTCAGCGCGATCCAGTCGTTCCTGGACCGCATCGCCAGCGGCATGGGCAAGCGCATCAGCCTGCGCATCCAGGTCGGCAGCTTCGACGCGGTCTGCCGCATGGTGGAGGCCGGCGCCGGCATCGCCATCGTGCCCAACAGCTGCGCGCGCCGCTACGCCAGCCGCAAGGTGCTGCGCTTTATCCAGCTGGAAGACGAATGGGCCAAGCGCGAGCTGCGCCTGGTCCGGCGCCCGGGGCGCGAGCTGCCCCAGTTCGCCGAGACCCTGATCCAGTACCTGGTGGACGCGTCGCGCGAGCCGGTATAA
- a CDS encoding SDR family NAD(P)-dependent oxidoreductase yields the protein MSGLMAGKVALVTGAGGGIGRGIALAMAAAGAKVVVNDLGVSMTGEGGDTGPAQRVVEEIRAAGGEAVANTDSVSTWNGANAIVQCALDNFGRIDAVVNNAGNLRDRMFFKMNEEEWRSVIDVHLHGTFFVSRAAANYFKDQESGAYVHMTSTSGLIGNLGQANYSAAKLGIAALSKSIALDMQRFNVRSNCIAPFAWSRMTSSIPAETPEEKARVAKLQKMEAGKIAPVAVYLASDAASEVNAQIFAVRANEIMLMSQPRPVRSVHMSEGWTPESVAEIAMPAMRNSFFKLERSPDVIGWDPI from the coding sequence ATGAGCGGTTTGATGGCAGGCAAGGTTGCGCTGGTAACGGGCGCGGGTGGCGGGATCGGGCGCGGCATCGCGCTGGCAATGGCCGCCGCCGGGGCCAAGGTGGTGGTCAATGACCTGGGCGTGTCGATGACCGGCGAAGGCGGCGACACCGGCCCCGCGCAGCGCGTGGTGGAAGAAATCCGCGCCGCCGGCGGCGAGGCCGTGGCCAACACGGACAGCGTCTCGACCTGGAACGGCGCCAATGCCATCGTGCAGTGCGCGCTGGACAATTTCGGCCGCATCGATGCCGTGGTCAACAACGCGGGCAACCTGCGCGACCGCATGTTCTTCAAGATGAACGAGGAAGAGTGGCGCTCGGTGATCGACGTGCACCTGCACGGCACCTTCTTCGTCAGCCGCGCCGCGGCCAACTACTTCAAGGACCAGGAGAGCGGCGCCTACGTGCACATGACCTCGACCTCGGGCCTGATCGGCAACCTGGGCCAGGCCAACTACTCGGCGGCCAAGCTGGGCATCGCCGCGCTGTCCAAGTCGATCGCGCTGGACATGCAGCGTTTCAACGTGCGCTCGAACTGCATTGCGCCGTTCGCGTGGAGCCGCATGACCAGCTCGATCCCGGCTGAAACGCCGGAAGAAAAGGCCCGCGTCGCCAAGCTGCAGAAGATGGAAGCCGGCAAGATCGCCCCGGTGGCGGTGTACCTGGCCAGCGATGCCGCGTCCGAAGTCAACGCCCAGATCTTCGCGGTGCGCGCCAACGAGATCATGCTGATGAGCCAGCCGCGCCCGGTGCGCTCGGTGCACATGAGCGAAGGCTGGACCCCGGAAAGCGTGGCCGAGATCGCCATGCCGGCGATGCGCAACAGCTTCTTCAAGCTGGAGCGCTCGCCCGACGTGATCGGCTGGGACCCGATCTGA
- a CDS encoding CaiB/BaiF CoA transferase family protein, whose protein sequence is MAGAQSLPGTRGARGALEGVRVLDLSRILAGPWCAQNLADLGAEVIKVERPGAGDDTRSWGPPWLPDANGEPSRDATYFAGANRGKQSVTLDIASPQGQAIVRELAAKSQIVLENYKVGDLKRYGLDYESLKAVNPAIVYCSITGYGQTGPSAHKPGYDFIFQGLGGLMSVTGERDDLPGGGPQKVGVAVVDMLTGMYATVAVLAALRHAERTGEGQHIDMALLDAVVAVGATPIIAQRVTGQAMPRFGNAHANMVPYHVFATADGYMIVAAGNDGQWQAYCRGIERPDLAADERFATGPGRIVHRETLVPMLEAHMRTRETAHWVQALEAQGIPCGPINDYGQVLEDPQVRHRELQVDLVRDDGSLCPTVKSPLRLSATPVRYDAPPPRLGQHTERVLEDVLGLSAARIAALREQGVI, encoded by the coding sequence ATGGCGGGGGCGCAATCGCTGCCCGGCACCCGCGGCGCCCGCGGTGCCCTTGAGGGTGTGCGGGTGCTCGACCTGTCGCGCATCCTGGCGGGACCGTGGTGCGCGCAGAACCTGGCCGACCTGGGGGCCGAGGTCATCAAGGTGGAGCGCCCCGGCGCCGGCGACGATACCCGTTCGTGGGGGCCGCCCTGGCTGCCCGATGCCAACGGCGAGCCGTCGCGCGACGCCACCTACTTTGCCGGCGCCAACCGCGGCAAGCAGTCGGTGACGCTGGATATCGCCAGCCCCCAAGGGCAGGCGATCGTGCGCGAACTGGCGGCGAAGTCGCAGATCGTGCTGGAGAACTACAAGGTCGGCGACCTGAAGCGCTACGGGCTGGACTATGAAAGCCTGAAGGCGGTCAACCCGGCCATCGTCTATTGCTCGATCACGGGCTACGGCCAGACCGGGCCGAGCGCGCACAAGCCCGGCTACGACTTCATCTTCCAGGGCCTCGGCGGCCTGATGAGCGTCACCGGCGAGCGCGACGACCTGCCCGGCGGCGGGCCGCAGAAGGTCGGCGTCGCGGTGGTCGACATGCTGACCGGCATGTATGCCACGGTGGCGGTGCTGGCCGCGCTGCGCCATGCCGAACGCACCGGCGAGGGCCAGCATATCGACATGGCGCTGCTCGACGCGGTGGTGGCGGTCGGCGCCACGCCGATCATCGCCCAGCGCGTGACCGGCCAGGCCATGCCGCGTTTTGGCAACGCGCACGCCAACATGGTGCCCTACCATGTGTTCGCCACCGCCGACGGCTACATGATCGTGGCGGCGGGCAACGACGGGCAGTGGCAGGCCTACTGCCGCGGTATCGAACGCCCTGACCTGGCCGCCGACGAGCGCTTTGCCACCGGCCCCGGCCGCATCGTCCACCGCGAAACGCTGGTGCCGATGCTGGAGGCGCACATGCGCACGCGCGAGACCGCCCACTGGGTCCAGGCGCTGGAAGCGCAGGGCATCCCGTGCGGGCCGATCAACGACTACGGCCAGGTGCTGGAAGACCCGCAGGTGCGGCACCGGGAGCTGCAGGTCGACCTGGTGCGCGACGACGGCAGCCTGTGCCCGACGGTCAAGAGCCCGTTGCGGCTGTCGGCAACGCCGGTGCGGTACGATGCGCCGCCGCCGCGGCTGGGGCAGCATACCGAGCGCGTGCTGGAAGACGTACTGGGATTGTCCGCCGCACGCATTGCCGCGCTGCGGGAGCAGGGCGTCATCTGA
- a CDS encoding DUF6494 family protein, which translates to MDEETFNLSIRKFLKVVGVSSQREIEQAIAQALADGTIAGTGRFPVTMTLELPAAKLKAKFDGEIQLE; encoded by the coding sequence ATGGATGAGGAAACCTTCAACCTCAGCATCCGCAAGTTCCTCAAGGTCGTCGGCGTCAGTTCCCAGCGCGAGATCGAGCAGGCGATCGCCCAGGCCCTTGCCGACGGCACCATCGCCGGCACCGGACGCTTTCCGGTGACGATGACGCTGGAACTGCCGGCGGCAAAGCTCAAGGCGAAATTCGACGGCGAGATCCAGCTTGAATAG
- a CDS encoding AraC family transcriptional regulator, with protein sequence MHTAVQPSLRPPLPGKLHIAGALTQGPLPGTPGRLPGAVQARGAMAAAPAQAPARHTVAIQHVHRILQGARRLGHDVDALLRRAGISPALLPSPSARVTQGQYAALIRTLRRVMRDELWGLLDRPVPPGTFAQAARAMIHCATLEDAIHAAMRLYRLHLDAFTPRLHVSADGRIASIRLHRRAPTSACRSFAESTFVFQGYALVSWLVAQHIPLLRVDLANERPQGCSDTERVFKTAVHYGQPLTALHFDAACLRLPVMQDGASLRTFLQEAPRNLLIRYRDSCCLAERIRQHLRSHLNDELPSLEQMAQMLRLTPQTLRRRLRDEGRGYQSIKDSLRRDVAIGMLEHPGMTLQEVALRLGFSEPSTFHRAFKKWTGVAPGEYRLRGMRGEHDAA encoded by the coding sequence ATGCACACCGCTGTCCAGCCATCGCTGCGCCCGCCACTACCGGGCAAGCTGCACATCGCCGGCGCCCTGACGCAGGGTCCGCTGCCCGGCACCCCCGGTCGCCTGCCCGGCGCGGTGCAAGCCAGGGGAGCCATGGCAGCCGCGCCTGCCCAGGCCCCGGCACGCCACACGGTCGCCATCCAGCATGTGCACCGCATCCTCCAGGGTGCGCGCCGCCTGGGTCACGACGTCGACGCATTGCTGCGCCGCGCCGGCATTTCGCCGGCGCTGCTGCCCTCGCCCAGCGCGCGCGTGACACAGGGGCAGTACGCCGCACTGATCCGCACGCTGCGCCGCGTCATGCGCGACGAACTGTGGGGGCTGCTGGACCGGCCGGTCCCGCCCGGCACGTTTGCCCAGGCGGCGCGGGCCATGATCCATTGCGCCACGCTGGAAGACGCGATCCACGCTGCCATGCGCCTGTACCGGCTGCATCTCGATGCCTTTACCCCGCGCCTGCATGTCAGCGCCGACGGCAGGATTGCCTCGATCCGGCTGCACCGGCGCGCACCGACCTCCGCCTGCCGCAGCTTCGCGGAATCGACCTTCGTGTTCCAGGGCTATGCGCTGGTGAGCTGGCTGGTGGCGCAGCATATCCCGCTGCTGCGCGTCGACCTGGCCAACGAACGACCGCAGGGCTGCAGCGACACCGAACGCGTGTTCAAGACCGCCGTGCATTACGGCCAGCCGCTTACGGCGCTGCATTTCGATGCCGCCTGCCTGCGCCTGCCGGTGATGCAGGACGGCGCCAGCCTGCGCACCTTCCTGCAGGAGGCGCCGCGCAACCTGCTGATCCGCTACCGCGACAGCTGCTGCCTGGCCGAACGCATCCGCCAGCACCTGCGCTCGCACCTGAACGACGAACTGCCGTCGCTCGAGCAGATGGCGCAGATGCTGCGCCTGACGCCGCAGACGCTGCGCCGCCGGCTGCGCGACGAAGGCCGCGGCTACCAGAGCATCAAGGACAGCCTGCGCCGCGACGTCGCCATCGGCATGCTGGAACACCCCGGCATGACGCTGCAGGAAGTGGCGCTGCGGCTCGGCTTCTCGGAGCCGAGCACCTTCCATCGCGCGTTCAAGAAGTGGACCGGGGTAGCGCCGGGCGAGTACCGGCTGCGGGGGATGCGCGGCGAGCACGACGCGGCCTGA
- a CDS encoding tripartite tricarboxylate transporter substrate binding protein, translating into MQANRRSAHLRHALRRLGAGLLAAAGVGLLTSGTAWAEAAFPNKTVRLVVPYPAGGATDVLGRAVADGLGKAWKRPVVVENRPGASSMIGSEAVARAEADGHTALLTITTLVQAPSLYAKPPFDPVKDFVPVSELGTTNLVFAVHSAVPANNIKEFIELVRTKPKQFSYGSYGTGSSGHLYGEIFKESAKLDMVHVSYKGEAPELNDLLGGQVPAAIISVMGAKPHNASGRLRALAVTGAARSPQLPDVPTFREAGVAGMDGQGWFGLFLPAATPRAVVDKYAAEVNRILAQPELRKRMGEMGIVLTGSTPDAFAQTVQTDYARWGKVIRVNNIRLD; encoded by the coding sequence ATGCAGGCAAATCGTCGTAGTGCGCATCTTCGTCATGCATTGAGACGCCTCGGGGCAGGGTTGCTGGCGGCGGCGGGCGTGGGGCTGCTGACCTCGGGCACGGCCTGGGCCGAGGCAGCCTTCCCGAACAAGACCGTGCGCCTGGTGGTGCCATATCCGGCCGGCGGCGCCACCGACGTGCTGGGGCGCGCGGTCGCGGACGGCCTGGGCAAGGCCTGGAAGCGCCCGGTGGTGGTGGAGAACCGCCCCGGCGCCAGCAGCATGATCGGCTCCGAAGCGGTGGCCCGCGCCGAGGCCGACGGCCATACCGCGCTGCTGACCATTACCACGCTGGTGCAGGCGCCCAGCCTGTACGCCAAGCCGCCGTTCGACCCGGTCAAGGATTTCGTGCCGGTATCGGAGCTTGGCACCACCAACCTGGTCTTTGCCGTGCACAGCGCCGTGCCTGCCAACAACATCAAGGAATTCATCGAACTGGTCCGCACCAAGCCGAAGCAGTTCTCCTACGGCTCGTACGGCACCGGATCGAGCGGCCACCTGTACGGCGAGATCTTCAAGGAATCGGCAAAGCTCGACATGGTGCACGTCTCGTACAAGGGCGAAGCGCCGGAGCTGAACGACCTGCTCGGCGGCCAGGTGCCGGCCGCCATCATTTCCGTGATGGGCGCCAAGCCGCACAACGCCTCGGGCCGCCTGCGCGCGCTTGCGGTGACCGGCGCGGCGCGCTCGCCGCAGCTGCCGGATGTGCCGACCTTCCGCGAAGCCGGCGTGGCCGGCATGGACGGCCAGGGCTGGTTCGGCCTGTTCCTGCCGGCGGCAACGCCGCGCGCGGTGGTGGACAAATACGCCGCCGAGGTCAACCGCATCCTGGCCCAGCCCGAGCTGCGCAAGCGCATGGGCGAAATGGGGATCGTGCTGACCGGCAGCACGCCCGACGCCTTCGCGCAGACCGTGCAGACCGACTACGCCCGCTGGGGCAAGGTGATCCGCGTCAACAACATCCGGCTGGACTGA
- a CDS encoding long-chain fatty acid--CoA ligase — MMPATSTNPPFRSPAWPPGLPATLHTPRTSLYYNVEAAARRYPDKAAIQYFGTAISYAQLQDEIERMAGYLQQGCGIQPGDRVLLFSQNCPQFIIAYYAILRAEGVVVPANPMWLEAELAHVVADSGAVAAFAGSELYQCLSPLHGPALRHVIVHDYAGMLRDDGGLPVPAWLREPAPALQAAPSGALPVAWESASAAGHRPLPHQAGFDTLCMLAYTSGTTGNPKGCMHTHGSMMTAAVGSQIWRSSTPESVVLAVAPMFHLLGMQNCMNSPIYLGATVVLMPRWDRALAADLIERYRVSVWGAPPAMMVDFFSQPGIAQRDLSSLAFLGGGGAAMPDAVANMLQERFGLPYVEAYGMTETASFLLSNPRNKPKRECLGIATFGVDARVIDPQTLAELPQGQTGEIVAHGGQVMQGYWRNPEANEASFVELDGKRFLRTGDLGFMDEEGYFFMRDRLKRMINASGFKVWPAEVENLLYGHPAIHEACVIAARDERRGETVKAVIALRPEARGTAEADPERIMAWCRERLAAYKVPRIVEFVEALPKSGTGKIQWRALQEREMQEREMQAEAPRP; from the coding sequence ATGATGCCTGCTACAAGTACCAACCCGCCGTTCCGCTCCCCGGCCTGGCCGCCGGGCCTGCCCGCCACGCTGCACACGCCGCGCACCAGCCTGTACTACAACGTCGAGGCCGCCGCGCGTCGCTATCCGGACAAGGCCGCAATCCAGTACTTCGGCACCGCGATCTCGTACGCGCAGCTGCAGGACGAGATCGAGCGCATGGCCGGCTACCTGCAGCAGGGCTGCGGCATCCAGCCCGGCGACCGCGTGCTGCTGTTCAGCCAGAACTGCCCGCAGTTCATCATTGCCTACTACGCGATCCTGCGTGCCGAAGGCGTGGTGGTGCCGGCCAACCCGATGTGGCTGGAGGCCGAGCTGGCACATGTGGTCGCCGACAGCGGCGCGGTCGCCGCCTTCGCCGGCAGCGAGCTGTACCAGTGCCTGTCGCCGCTGCATGGCCCGGCCTTGCGCCACGTGATCGTGCACGACTACGCCGGCATGCTGCGCGACGACGGCGGCCTGCCGGTGCCGGCATGGCTGCGCGAGCCCGCGCCGGCGCTGCAGGCGGCGCCCTCCGGCGCGCTGCCGGTGGCATGGGAGTCCGCCAGCGCGGCCGGGCACCGTCCGCTGCCGCACCAGGCCGGCTTCGACACGCTGTGCATGCTGGCCTACACCTCGGGCACTACCGGCAACCCCAAGGGCTGCATGCATACGCACGGCAGCATGATGACCGCCGCGGTCGGCTCGCAGATCTGGCGCAGCAGCACGCCGGAGTCAGTGGTGCTGGCGGTGGCGCCGATGTTCCACCTGCTGGGCATGCAGAACTGCATGAATTCGCCGATCTACCTCGGCGCCACCGTGGTGCTGATGCCGCGCTGGGACCGGGCGCTGGCCGCCGACCTGATCGAGCGCTACCGCGTCTCGGTGTGGGGCGCGCCGCCGGCGATGATGGTGGACTTCTTCTCCCAGCCCGGCATTGCGCAGCGCGACCTGTCGAGCCTGGCCTTCCTCGGCGGCGGCGGTGCCGCCATGCCCGACGCGGTCGCCAACATGCTGCAGGAGCGCTTCGGCCTGCCCTACGTCGAGGCCTACGGCATGACCGAGACCGCCTCGTTCCTCTTGTCCAACCCGCGCAACAAGCCCAAGCGCGAATGCCTGGGCATCGCCACCTTCGGGGTCGATGCGCGCGTGATCGACCCGCAGACGCTGGCAGAGCTGCCGCAAGGCCAGACCGGCGAGATCGTCGCGCATGGCGGCCAGGTGATGCAGGGCTACTGGCGCAACCCCGAGGCCAACGAGGCCTCGTTCGTCGAGCTCGACGGCAAGCGCTTCCTGCGCACCGGCGACCTGGGCTTCATGGACGAAGAGGGCTACTTCTTCATGCGCGACCGCCTCAAGCGCATGATCAACGCCTCCGGCTTCAAGGTCTGGCCGGCCGAGGTGGAGAACCTGCTGTACGGCCACCCCGCCATCCACGAGGCCTGCGTGATCGCCGCGCGCGACGAGCGCCGCGGCGAGACCGTCAAGGCGGTGATCGCGCTGCGCCCCGAGGCGCGCGGCACCGCCGAGGCCGATCCCGAACGCATCATGGCCTGGTGCCGCGAGCGGCTGGCCGCCTACAAGGTGCCGCGCATCGTCGAGTTCGTCGAGGCGCTGCCCAAGTCGGGCACCGGCAAGATCCAGTGGCGCGCCTTGCAGGAGCGCGAGATGCAGGAACGCGAGATGCAGGCCGAAGCCCCGCGCCCCTGA
- a CDS encoding Bug family tripartite tricarboxylate transporter substrate binding protein: MQQSRRNWLAQAGTLAGAAILGTTGQAFAQQPYPSKPIRLIVPYPAGGGTDTVGRLVGQRLAEILGQPVVVENKPGASGMLGNDTVAKAPADGYTLLLAITAMIQSPSLYKRMPYDVAKDFTPVSLIAKSSDLFVVPNRVPASNMREFLALAKSGKLSYGSYGNGTSSHLHGELLRQQAGIDMAHIPYKGAAPLMSDVLGGQVDSAFVDVTSANPYLGSNKFKILGITGSQRYKALPNVPTFAELGLKGFEPNGWFGLFLPAGAPKDVTARLAAETARIVKLPEVSQKLAGMGLQPVGSTPQELAEVVSSDMPKWARIVRDANIQLD; the protein is encoded by the coding sequence ATGCAGCAAAGCAGACGCAACTGGCTGGCGCAGGCCGGCACCCTGGCCGGCGCGGCCATCCTCGGCACCACCGGCCAGGCCTTCGCCCAGCAACCGTATCCAAGCAAGCCGATCCGCCTGATCGTGCCGTATCCCGCCGGCGGCGGCACCGATACCGTCGGCCGCCTGGTCGGCCAGCGCCTGGCCGAGATCCTGGGCCAGCCGGTGGTGGTGGAGAACAAGCCCGGTGCCAGCGGCATGCTCGGCAACGACACCGTCGCCAAGGCGCCCGCCGACGGCTACACGCTGCTGCTGGCCATCACCGCGATGATCCAGTCGCCCAGCCTGTACAAGCGCATGCCGTACGACGTGGCCAAAGACTTCACGCCGGTGTCGCTGATCGCCAAGTCCTCGGACCTGTTCGTCGTGCCCAACCGCGTGCCGGCCAGCAACATGCGCGAGTTCCTGGCGCTGGCCAAGTCCGGCAAGCTCAGCTACGGCTCCTACGGCAACGGCACCTCGTCGCACCTGCATGGCGAGCTGCTGCGCCAGCAGGCCGGCATCGACATGGCCCATATCCCGTACAAGGGCGCCGCGCCGCTGATGAGCGACGTGCTCGGCGGACAGGTGGATTCGGCCTTCGTCGACGTGACCTCGGCCAATCCCTACCTGGGCAGCAACAAGTTCAAGATCCTCGGCATCACCGGCAGCCAGCGCTACAAGGCGCTGCCCAATGTGCCGACCTTTGCCGAGCTGGGTTTGAAGGGCTTCGAGCCGAACGGCTGGTTCGGTCTGTTCCTGCCGGCCGGCGCGCCCAAGGACGTGACCGCCAGGCTGGCGGCCGAGACCGCGCGCATCGTGAAACTGCCCGAGGTCTCGCAGAAGCTGGCCGGCATGGGCCTGCAGCCGGTCGGCTCGACCCCGCAGGAGCTGGCCGAGGTGGTCAGCAGCGATATGCCCAAGTGGGCCAGGATCGTGCGCGACGCCAACATCCAGCTCGACTGA
- a CDS encoding enoyl-CoA hydratase/isomerase family protein, with protein sequence METIRFAIEDGIATLTLNYPERKNALSIPMRGEIGEAIRQVRADESVRALILTGAGTDFCSGGDISSMQVEIDAPQGRRRLQQAHGWLEDLIQLDVPVIAAVNGAAYGAGFSLALTADIILATPRARFGLPFLRMGLIPDCGVFYTLPRMIGLQRAKALMFSMRELNAEAAQDLGIVMEIVSEESLAGRAQALARAFTEASPVAVGLTKQALNASLNQDLHTMLAMEADGQGIAFSTGYRREAVDRFMAKQPLRYRWPD encoded by the coding sequence ATGGAAACCATCCGCTTTGCTATCGAAGACGGCATCGCCACCCTGACCCTGAACTACCCTGAGCGCAAGAACGCGCTGTCGATCCCGATGCGCGGCGAAATCGGCGAAGCCATCCGCCAGGTGCGTGCCGACGAGAGCGTGCGCGCGCTGATCCTGACCGGCGCCGGCACCGACTTCTGCTCGGGCGGCGACATCAGCTCGATGCAGGTCGAGATCGACGCGCCGCAGGGCCGCCGCCGGCTGCAGCAGGCGCACGGCTGGCTGGAAGACCTGATCCAGCTCGACGTGCCGGTCATTGCCGCCGTCAACGGCGCGGCCTACGGTGCCGGCTTCAGCCTGGCGCTGACCGCCGACATCATCCTGGCCACGCCGCGGGCGCGCTTCGGGCTGCCGTTCCTGCGCATGGGCCTGATTCCAGACTGTGGCGTCTTCTACACCTTGCCGCGGATGATCGGCCTGCAGCGCGCCAAGGCGCTGATGTTCTCGATGCGCGAACTCAATGCCGAGGCCGCGCAAGACCTTGGCATCGTCATGGAAATCGTGTCGGAAGAAAGCCTGGCCGGTCGCGCGCAGGCGCTGGCGCGCGCCTTCACCGAGGCCTCGCCGGTCGCGGTGGGCCTGACCAAGCAGGCGCTGAACGCGTCGCTCAACCAGGACCTGCACACCATGCTGGCGATGGAAGCGGACGGACAGGGCATCGCCTTTTCCACCGGCTACCGCCGCGAGGCGGTCGACCGCTTCATGGCCAAGCAGCCGCTGCGCTACCGCTGGCCTGACTGA